A genomic stretch from Empedobacter stercoris includes:
- a CDS encoding NAD(P)/FAD-dependent oxidoreductase: MDLHSGLPYWIVKNEFFDLYQPLRNHCSIDVAIIGSGITGALVAHELCEAGIECALIDKRTISTGSSAASTAQLQYEIDTPLCELIKKVPEKHAINAYFDCLQSITSIENIFKNTKIDADFTRVPTVLLASNKAGVELLDREFALRKEVGLPINYLDAQQLKTYQNIDGIAALQNDTSAQMDAYKAAISLLKYHQQKHSLTIYTHTKVENIQESKNGCKLLTEHGHIISCRYVIVATGFEAGQFLPKKVMNLLSTYAIISSPVDEKMVWPNRSLIWETADPYLYMRTTKDNRLIVGGEDEDFQNPEKRDDLLRSKIKVLERKFKHLYPEIEFKTEMAWCGTFSSTDDGLPYIGPWKKGDRTLFALGYGGNGITFSMIAAEVLKNSILNKKDERLKTFGFNRSSKK, encoded by the coding sequence ATGGATTTACATTCTGGATTACCTTATTGGATTGTGAAAAATGAATTCTTTGATTTATATCAACCACTTCGAAATCATTGTAGCATTGATGTTGCGATAATTGGTTCTGGTATTACAGGTGCTTTAGTTGCTCACGAATTGTGTGAAGCTGGAATAGAATGTGCATTGATTGATAAACGAACAATTTCTACAGGAAGTTCTGCCGCAAGTACAGCTCAATTACAATATGAAATTGATACACCTTTGTGCGAATTAATTAAAAAAGTTCCCGAAAAACATGCTATAAATGCTTATTTCGATTGTTTACAATCCATTACAAGTATTGAAAATATTTTTAAAAACACCAAAATTGATGCTGATTTCACAAGAGTTCCGACTGTTTTGCTGGCAAGTAATAAAGCGGGTGTAGAGTTGTTAGACAGAGAGTTTGCCCTTAGAAAAGAAGTGGGATTACCGATTAACTATTTGGATGCACAACAATTAAAAACATATCAAAATATAGATGGAATTGCTGCGTTACAGAATGATACTTCTGCCCAAATGGATGCTTACAAAGCTGCAATTAGCTTACTAAAATACCATCAACAAAAACACAGCTTAACAATCTATACGCATACAAAAGTGGAAAATATACAGGAATCAAAAAATGGCTGTAAGCTTTTAACAGAGCATGGGCACATTATTTCTTGTCGATATGTAATTGTGGCTACTGGTTTTGAGGCTGGTCAGTTTCTTCCTAAAAAAGTGATGAATTTACTTTCTACTTATGCAATAATTTCCTCGCCTGTTGATGAAAAAATGGTATGGCCAAACCGTAGTTTAATTTGGGAAACAGCTGATCCTTATTTGTATATGAGAACAACAAAAGATAATCGTTTGATTGTTGGAGGGGAAGACGAAGATTTTCAAAATCCTGAAAAACGAGATGATTTACTTCGTTCGAAAATCAAGGTTCTGGAACGAAAATTTAAGCATTTATATCCTGAAATTGAATTTAAAACAGAGATGGCTTGGTGCGGAACTTTTAGTTCTACTGATGACGGTTTGCCTTATATAGGTCCTTGGAAAAAGGGAGATCGTACTTTGTTTGCTTTAGGCTACGGTGGAAATGGAATTACTTTTTCTATGATTGCAGCAGAAGTTCTAAAAAATAGTATTCTTAACAAAAAAGATGAGCGATTAAAAACGTTTGGCTTTAATCGATCATCTAAAAAGTAG
- the cphA gene encoding cyanophycin synthetase, which produces MKIENISILRGPNYWSIERDKLIQMRLNLGRLEQFPTNKINGFSDRIQSWLPSMHSHRCSEGVAGGFFTRVKEGTWMGHVIEHIALEIQTLAGMDTGFGRTRETNTSGTYNVVFAYQDEQVGVYAAKAAVRIAEALISNSSYSISADVETMAKIWNANKLGPSTQSIINEAEKRKIPWSRLNQHSYIQLGYGKNQVRLEATITENTNYMAVEIACNKFRTKQLLKDAFVPIADGGLCKNQEELKSIIEEIGYPIVIKPYNCNHGRGVTTNINLLETAEKALQYAQEFSQKVIVEKFVEGHDFRVLVINKKVVAAAKRIPAHVIGDGKLSINELILIENNNPNRGEGHEQVLTKIKVDQHTISLLKSKNYDLQSIPKKDEIIYLKSTANLSTGGTSIDVTDELHPDNILLAERIAKVINLDICGIDIIASNLSASLYSSGGVVIEVNAAPGFRMHLSPTKGIARNVASSVVDMLFPPQKSTTIPIIAVTGTNGKTTTTRLIAHLFKQHKKNVGYTTSDGIYIQNKLMEKGDTTGPISARKILYDPTIDIAVLETARGGILREGLAFRTCDIGIITNITEDHLGLKDIHSLEQLARVKSVVVESVKKEGWAILNAEDQYSMKISKKLECQIAYFSLDEKNIEIQNNIRNGSTVAFYTEDAIVIQTKTERICIADVSNIPLTMNGKAAFMIQNVLAAVLAAYLSGIDISTIRTALETFFPSPKLTPGRMNIFQFKEFKILIDFAHNPAGYIAIKDYLSNVKANKKIGIISGVGDRRDEDIQSCGRIAAEMFDYIIIRQERHLRGRTEKEIIQLLVKGINEVQQDFPYEIIPNEIEAIEHTIKKAEKGDFIVALSDAVSNAIDVVQFHLDKDS; this is translated from the coding sequence ATGAAAATAGAGAACATATCAATACTTAGAGGTCCAAATTATTGGAGCATAGAACGAGATAAACTAATCCAAATGCGATTAAATTTGGGTCGTTTAGAACAATTTCCCACCAATAAAATTAATGGTTTTTCAGATCGCATACAATCATGGTTACCCTCCATGCACTCACACCGTTGTTCGGAAGGGGTTGCGGGTGGATTTTTTACTCGCGTAAAAGAAGGTACTTGGATGGGGCATGTGATTGAGCATATCGCATTGGAAATACAAACTTTGGCAGGAATGGATACGGGATTTGGAAGAACACGCGAAACTAACACATCAGGAACGTACAATGTTGTTTTTGCATATCAAGATGAACAAGTAGGGGTATATGCTGCAAAAGCAGCCGTAAGAATAGCCGAAGCATTAATTTCTAATTCATCTTACTCCATTTCAGCAGATGTTGAAACAATGGCTAAAATATGGAATGCGAATAAATTGGGGCCTTCTACACAAAGTATTATTAATGAAGCAGAGAAGAGAAAAATTCCTTGGTCAAGACTAAATCAACATTCATATATACAGTTAGGATATGGGAAAAATCAAGTTAGATTAGAAGCAACGATTACAGAAAACACCAATTACATGGCTGTAGAAATTGCATGTAATAAATTTCGAACCAAGCAGTTGTTGAAAGATGCATTTGTCCCTATTGCAGACGGAGGATTATGTAAAAATCAAGAAGAGTTAAAAAGTATAATCGAAGAAATAGGCTATCCTATTGTCATCAAACCTTACAACTGCAATCATGGAAGAGGCGTAACCACCAATATCAATCTGTTAGAAACTGCTGAAAAAGCATTGCAATACGCACAAGAATTTAGTCAAAAAGTCATCGTAGAAAAATTTGTAGAAGGTCACGATTTTAGAGTATTGGTCATCAATAAAAAAGTAGTGGCTGCAGCGAAGAGGATACCAGCTCATGTCATAGGAGATGGTAAACTGTCCATCAACGAATTGATTCTGATTGAAAATAACAATCCTAATAGAGGAGAAGGCCATGAACAAGTCTTAACAAAAATAAAAGTTGATCAACATACGATTTCATTATTAAAATCAAAAAACTACGATTTACAATCTATTCCAAAAAAGGATGAAATCATTTATCTAAAATCAACCGCTAACCTTAGTACAGGCGGAACATCAATTGATGTAACAGATGAACTTCATCCAGATAATATTCTTTTAGCCGAACGAATTGCTAAGGTTATTAATTTAGATATATGCGGAATAGATATTATTGCTTCCAATTTATCAGCATCTTTGTATTCATCCGGAGGAGTTGTAATTGAAGTAAATGCAGCGCCAGGTTTTAGAATGCATCTATCTCCAACAAAAGGGATTGCTCGAAATGTAGCTTCTTCGGTTGTAGATATGCTTTTCCCTCCTCAAAAATCCACCACTATTCCCATAATTGCAGTTACTGGCACCAACGGTAAAACTACGACTACACGACTAATCGCTCATTTATTTAAACAACATAAAAAAAATGTCGGTTATACAACTTCAGACGGTATTTATATACAAAATAAGCTGATGGAAAAAGGGGATACAACAGGACCGATTAGTGCACGAAAAATTTTATATGATCCAACCATAGATATTGCAGTTTTAGAAACAGCAAGAGGAGGAATTCTTAGAGAAGGACTTGCATTTCGCACTTGCGATATAGGAATCATTACCAATATTACCGAAGATCATTTGGGGTTAAAGGATATTCATTCTTTAGAACAATTAGCGAGAGTAAAGTCTGTGGTAGTAGAAAGTGTTAAAAAAGAGGGCTGGGCCATTTTAAATGCTGAAGATCAGTATTCGATGAAGATTTCTAAAAAATTAGAATGTCAAATTGCGTATTTTTCTTTGGATGAAAAAAATATAGAGATTCAAAACAATATAAGAAATGGAAGTACAGTTGCATTTTATACAGAAGATGCCATTGTAATCCAAACCAAAACAGAACGAATATGTATTGCAGACGTAAGTAATATTCCATTGACGATGAATGGCAAAGCTGCATTTATGATTCAGAATGTGCTGGCAGCTGTATTGGCAGCGTATTTATCAGGTATAGATATTTCTACGATTAGAACAGCTTTGGAGACTTTTTTTCCAAGCCCAAAATTAACTCCTGGTAGAATGAATATTTTTCAATTTAAAGAGTTTAAAATTTTAATTGATTTCGCCCATAATCCTGCCGGATATATCGCTATAAAAGATTATCTATCGAATGTAAAAGCGAATAAAAAAATTGGTATTATTTCTGGGGTAGGCGATCGCAGAGATGAAGATATCCAATCTTGTGGAAGAATTGCTGCCGAAATGTTTGATTATATCATTATTAGACAAGAACGACACCTAAGAGGGCGAACAGAAAAAGAAATAATACAGTTGCTTGTAAAAGGGATCAACGAAGTTCAACAGGATTTTCCTTACGAAATCATACCCAACGAAATTGAAGCCATTGAACATACCATAAAAAAAGCCGAAAAAGGTGATTTTATTGTCGCATTAAGTGATGCTGTTTCTAACGCTATTGATGTCGTCCAATTTCATTTAGATAAAGATTCTTAA
- a CDS encoding catalase, protein MKKNKKTEQIKKYIVDNSNQILTTNDGVAIHDNNNTLKLGVRGPSLQQDHIYFDKLGHFDRERIPERVVHARGSGAYGILEIHEDISEFTRAKFLQKGAITPLFTRFSTVAGFKGSTDLARDVRGFSVKFYTEEGNYDLVGNNIPVFFIQDAMNFPDLVHAVKPEPDTEMPQAASAHDTFWDFISLMPESSHMIMWLMSDRAIPRSFRMMEGFGVHTFKLINSKGEITFVKFHWKPKLGVHSVAWNEAQKISGFNSDFHRQDLWENIEKENFPQWDLGVQLIPEKDEMNYPFDLLDPTKLIPEELVPVKLIGTMTLNRNPDNFFAETEQVAFDPGRIIPGIDLSDDPLLQGRVFSYMDTQNYRLGGANFHEIPINRSINQKNNNQKDGTNRMDILKGDVSYFPNSKASGCPYHAILKGEEGFQSHQQEVQGMKVRGRSDSFADHFSQATLFFNSQSESEKQHIIDAFSFELSKVSDSKIRERQVAILYQIDKTLAQKVGDNLGIVPPKELDELTLSFARQNHPNYPLQPKKQEINSSVALSMKVKEGEGTITTRKVAFLVDNGVSKKSVDQLKKALEKEGAVGVLISSKVGELIYDEGDKENIYHSYLTDSSVLYDAVFTPSGKSLSSLISNPDYYEFINEAYRHCKILAFAKGTEDLLKKSFVEKDKGVVLEDGTQNWVDEFINSMKLHRIWDREKARKVPS, encoded by the coding sequence ATGAAGAAAAATAAGAAAACTGAACAAATAAAAAAATATATTGTAGATAATAGCAACCAGATTTTAACTACAAATGATGGAGTTGCAATACATGACAACAACAATACGTTGAAACTGGGAGTTAGAGGACCATCTTTACAACAAGACCACATTTATTTTGATAAGTTAGGGCATTTTGACCGAGAAAGAATTCCAGAAAGAGTGGTTCATGCTCGCGGAAGTGGAGCCTATGGGATATTAGAAATTCATGAAGATATCTCTGAATTTACTCGAGCAAAGTTTTTACAAAAAGGAGCAATTACACCTCTTTTTACAAGATTTTCAACAGTTGCAGGATTCAAAGGTTCAACCGATTTAGCCAGAGACGTAAGAGGTTTTTCAGTCAAATTCTATACAGAAGAAGGAAATTACGATTTGGTAGGAAATAATATTCCAGTATTTTTTATACAAGATGCCATGAACTTTCCTGATTTAGTACATGCTGTAAAACCTGAGCCAGATACTGAAATGCCACAAGCAGCTTCTGCCCATGATACATTTTGGGATTTTATTTCACTTATGCCAGAATCTTCTCATATGATTATGTGGTTAATGTCAGATCGTGCGATACCAAGAAGTTTTAGAATGATGGAAGGTTTTGGTGTTCATACGTTTAAATTAATCAACAGTAAAGGTGAAATAACATTTGTTAAATTTCATTGGAAACCTAAGTTGGGAGTTCATTCAGTAGCTTGGAACGAGGCACAAAAAATTTCAGGTTTTAATTCTGATTTTCATAGACAAGACTTATGGGAAAATATTGAAAAAGAAAATTTTCCACAATGGGATTTGGGTGTTCAATTGATACCTGAAAAGGACGAGATGAACTATCCATTTGATTTATTAGATCCTACGAAACTTATTCCAGAAGAGTTAGTGCCTGTAAAACTTATTGGGACAATGACACTTAATCGTAATCCAGACAATTTTTTTGCAGAAACTGAACAGGTTGCATTTGATCCAGGAAGAATTATTCCAGGTATTGATTTGTCAGATGATCCTTTATTACAAGGTAGAGTATTTTCATATATGGACACTCAAAATTATAGATTAGGTGGTGCAAACTTTCATGAAATACCAATTAATAGATCAATCAATCAAAAAAACAACAATCAGAAGGATGGAACAAATAGAATGGATATTTTAAAAGGAGATGTAAGTTATTTTCCAAATAGTAAAGCATCAGGATGTCCATATCATGCTATATTGAAAGGTGAAGAAGGTTTTCAATCTCATCAACAAGAAGTACAAGGAATGAAAGTAAGAGGAAGATCTGATTCTTTTGCGGATCATTTTTCTCAAGCCACTTTATTTTTTAATTCTCAATCTGAATCAGAAAAACAACATATTATAGATGCTTTTAGTTTTGAATTAAGCAAAGTGAGCGACTCAAAAATTAGAGAAAGACAAGTAGCTATCCTTTATCAAATTGATAAAACTCTTGCTCAAAAAGTTGGTGATAATCTTGGTATAGTACCTCCAAAAGAGTTGGATGAACTGACATTAAGTTTTGCAAGGCAAAATCATCCCAATTATCCTCTGCAGCCTAAAAAACAAGAAATAAATTCATCTGTTGCTTTGAGTATGAAAGTTAAAGAAGGTGAAGGAACTATAACAACCAGAAAAGTAGCCTTTTTAGTAGATAATGGTGTTTCTAAAAAAAGTGTAGATCAATTAAAAAAAGCATTGGAAAAAGAAGGCGCAGTAGGTGTTTTAATTTCATCTAAAGTTGGAGAGTTAATCTATGATGAAGGTGATAAAGAAAATATTTACCATTCGTATCTTACGGATTCTTCTGTATTATATGATGCAGTGTTTACTCCATCAGGTAAATCTCTTAGTTCGTTAATTTCAAATCCAGATTATTATGAGTTTATTAATGAGGCTTATAGACATTGTAAAATATTAGCTTTTGCAAAAGGAACCGAAGATTTATTAAAAAAATCATTTGTTGAAAAAGATAAAGGAGTTGTATTAGAAGATGGAACCCAAAACTGGGTAGATGAGTTTATTAATTCGATGAAATTACATCGTATTTGGGACCGCGAAAAAGCAAGAAAAGTTCCATCATAA
- a CDS encoding lipocalin family protein, with the protein MRKINKTIVSGVAIAGIGGLCYAWLNCRKVKIPDFVEVVENFDPQQYMGKWYEMARLDFKYEKNLSQVTATYFLSKNGKIEFHNRGYDAKEEKWKEAHGKATFNGEEGRGALKVSFFGPFYSGYNIVMMDPAYETALVFGESHEYMWILSRKKSIPENIKQNYLRYAEEKGYDVSQLTWTKQD; encoded by the coding sequence ATGAGAAAAATAAATAAAACGATTGTTTCTGGGGTAGCAATAGCAGGAATAGGAGGACTTTGTTATGCATGGTTAAATTGTAGAAAAGTAAAAATACCAGATTTTGTTGAGGTCGTAGAGAATTTTGATCCACAACAATACATGGGAAAATGGTACGAAATGGCTCGTTTGGATTTTAAGTATGAAAAAAATCTAAGTCAAGTTACAGCAACTTATTTTCTGAGTAAAAATGGAAAAATTGAATTTCATAATCGTGGGTATGATGCTAAAGAAGAGAAGTGGAAAGAAGCACACGGAAAAGCAACTTTTAACGGAGAAGAAGGAAGAGGAGCATTGAAGGTTTCTTTTTTTGGTCCGTTTTATTCAGGCTACAATATTGTGATGATGGATCCAGCGTACGAAACAGCTTTAGTTTTTGGTGAAAGCCACGAGTATATGTGGATATTATCCCGAAAGAAAAGCATACCAGAAAATATAAAACAAAATTACCTGAGATATGCAGAAGAAAAAGGTTATGATGTTTCCCAATTAACGTGGACAAAACAAGATTGA
- a CDS encoding SDR family NAD(P)-dependent oxidoreductase, giving the protein MKHRGQTSLTTKIAVITGASSGVGLATAELFAKKRYNIILAARGVEALEKAVSKCNALGSHTVYKSTDMSSAEEVKELVEYCLSQFGRIDVWVNNAGVMASGKFEDIPMEIHEQVIKTNLMGYMHGAYYVLPVFKQQNQGILINNVSIGGYLPAPFSAVYSATKSGIKGVMSGLQSELSIYPEIHICNIYPQIQRSTGNMHSAKYSGLDFKIPPFAADPMETAKVIYKLTLKPKKDTFPDVSSYMIKLIHGIFPHTFTNLITAVMRGMMKQAKGKDDEGNILKPSKEPHQVYGETSTVLLSDSTKRLVSIGLIIGIGLYTATRIRKNIN; this is encoded by the coding sequence ATGAAACATAGAGGTCAAACATCATTAACAACAAAAATAGCCGTCATTACTGGAGCTTCAAGTGGGGTTGGTTTAGCAACTGCCGAGTTATTTGCAAAAAAGAGATACAATATAATTTTAGCAGCAAGAGGTGTCGAAGCTTTAGAAAAGGCTGTTTCAAAATGTAATGCTTTAGGTAGTCATACTGTTTATAAATCAACAGATATGTCTTCTGCTGAAGAGGTGAAAGAATTGGTCGAATATTGTCTTAGTCAATTTGGAAGAATTGATGTATGGGTAAATAATGCGGGAGTGATGGCGAGTGGAAAATTTGAAGATATTCCGATGGAAATTCACGAGCAAGTAATTAAAACAAATTTAATGGGCTATATGCATGGAGCCTATTATGTTTTACCTGTTTTTAAACAACAAAATCAAGGCATTTTAATTAATAATGTTTCAATTGGAGGTTATTTGCCAGCACCATTTAGTGCTGTATATTCGGCTACAAAATCTGGAATTAAAGGCGTAATGAGTGGTTTACAAAGCGAATTAAGTATTTATCCAGAAATTCATATTTGTAATATTTATCCTCAAATACAACGATCTACAGGGAATATGCATTCAGCAAAATATTCAGGATTAGATTTTAAAATTCCTCCATTTGCTGCCGATCCAATGGAAACAGCAAAAGTAATCTACAAGTTGACATTAAAACCTAAAAAAGATACTTTTCCAGACGTTAGTTCTTATATGATAAAGCTTATTCACGGGATTTTTCCGCATACATTCACAAATCTTATAACTGCTGTGATGAGAGGAATGATGAAGCAAGCAAAAGGGAAAGATGATGAAGGTAATATTTTAAAACCTTCAAAAGAACCGCATCAAGTCTATGGAGAGACAAGTACGGTACTTCTTTCAGATTCTACCAAAAGATTAGTCTCAATTGGTCTAATTATAGGCATAGGACTTTATACAGCAACAAGAATTCGAAAAAATATTAATTAA
- a CDS encoding alpha/beta fold hydrolase, producing the protein MAKLKRKDYKLNYIDYGDKLAQPVILIHGWPLSLQSWEYQIPKIVEAGFRCIAYDRKGFGKSCATWDRYDYDALAEDLHALIDELQLKNVVLVGFSMGGGEVVRYIANYGNQNISKIALISSIIPLVKQTPDNEHGVPQKDLDEIVVQLETNRLEFLEGFHKGFYNYGLLKKSVHKEQLEFDFSVASHASPIATLKAARAWMDTDFRTECKMIEVATLIIHGKEDQTVPIKTAGDQAAKLISNSTYIVYDDAPHGLNITHKEQLNMDLIEFLLSIEHKKH; encoded by the coding sequence ATGGCTAAATTAAAACGAAAAGATTATAAACTGAATTATATTGATTACGGTGATAAACTTGCACAGCCTGTTATTTTGATACATGGTTGGCCGCTGAGTTTACAATCATGGGAATATCAAATTCCGAAAATTGTAGAAGCTGGTTTCCGTTGTATCGCCTATGATCGAAAAGGATTTGGGAAATCTTGTGCTACTTGGGATCGTTACGATTATGATGCGTTGGCAGAAGATTTACATGCGCTTATAGACGAATTACAACTAAAAAATGTCGTGTTGGTAGGTTTTTCGATGGGAGGAGGAGAAGTTGTACGCTATATTGCGAATTATGGAAATCAGAATATTTCGAAGATTGCATTAATCAGTTCAATCATTCCGCTTGTAAAACAAACACCCGATAATGAACATGGTGTTCCACAAAAGGATTTGGATGAGATTGTGGTGCAACTTGAAACAAATCGATTAGAGTTTTTAGAAGGTTTTCATAAAGGATTTTACAATTATGGATTACTTAAAAAATCGGTTCATAAAGAACAATTAGAGTTTGATTTTTCTGTTGCTTCGCACGCTTCACCTATTGCAACGTTGAAAGCTGCACGCGCTTGGATGGACACTGATTTTAGGACGGAATGTAAAATGATTGAGGTGGCAACGTTAATCATTCATGGTAAAGAAGACCAAACTGTTCCCATTAAAACGGCGGGTGATCAAGCGGCAAAACTGATTTCGAATTCAACTTATATCGTGTATGACGATGCACCGCATGGACTGAATATTACGCATAAAGAACAGTTGAATATGGATTTGATAGAATTTCTTTTAAGTATCGAACATAAGAAACATTAG
- a CDS encoding cyanophycinase has protein sequence MSIKGKLIIVGGGINTAENIPPHLPKQEVLNDFFYQNGILKKIIEESKHKENSRIEIITTASQTPKIAAESYIKAFSLLDAHNVEHLDINTRLDAIHPESLKRLDEADVVLFSGGDQLRLTSTIGGTPFQQKLLQKYYHEEFIYAGTSAGAAAVSSSMIYQGVSSDALLKGAVEMNSGLGLIDSILVDTHFIQRGRIGRLFQAVTGNPMKIGIGLSEDTGLIISENNNKMTAIGSGSIILVDGREILDTSLSQIEIGYPISISHIICHVMTRNDVFHFDQNKISIKDSQYNNQ, from the coding sequence ATGAGTATAAAAGGAAAATTAATTATTGTTGGTGGTGGTATTAATACAGCTGAGAACATTCCACCTCATTTACCAAAACAAGAAGTACTGAATGATTTCTTTTATCAAAATGGTATTCTAAAAAAAATTATAGAAGAATCTAAACATAAAGAAAATTCGCGAATTGAGATTATTACAACAGCTTCACAAACGCCTAAAATTGCAGCTGAGTCGTATATTAAAGCTTTCAGTCTTTTGGACGCACACAATGTTGAACATTTAGACATCAATACACGTTTAGATGCTATTCATCCTGAATCACTGAAACGATTGGACGAAGCGGATGTTGTTTTATTTAGTGGTGGCGATCAACTCCGATTAACTTCTACCATAGGCGGTACCCCTTTTCAACAAAAATTACTTCAAAAATATTACCATGAAGAATTTATTTATGCAGGTACTTCTGCTGGTGCTGCGGCTGTTTCTTCCAGCATGATTTATCAAGGAGTGAGTTCAGACGCATTACTGAAAGGAGCTGTAGAAATGAATAGCGGTCTTGGATTAATTGATTCCATTTTAGTGGACACACATTTTATTCAAAGAGGAAGAATTGGACGTTTATTTCAAGCTGTAACTGGAAATCCAATGAAAATTGGGATTGGTCTAAGTGAAGATACAGGGTTAATCATTAGCGAAAATAACAACAAAATGACAGCAATAGGTTCTGGATCTATCATACTGGTTGATGGACGAGAAATTTTAGACACCAGTCTTTCTCAAATTGAGATTGGGTATCCGATTTCGATCAGTCATATTATTTGCCATGTGATGACGCGAAATGACGTTTTTCATTTTGATCAAAATAAAATTTCAATCAAAGATTCTCAATACAACAATCAATAA
- a CDS encoding Crp/Fnr family transcriptional regulator, translating into MLINNELLLKFGGVKKTYKQGDIIMKKGKYAEFYYQILKGKAIRNNFYQEKIILKSMLVKGQSLGEAFLFTNNSYSITIQAIDDCHIIRLEKYKFFNLLEEHPHLYLILCQCMSEKLVYKFSKIQSISTNTLRNKSR; encoded by the coding sequence ATGCTAATTAACAATGAATTATTACTAAAATTTGGAGGTGTAAAAAAAACATACAAACAAGGCGATATAATAATGAAAAAAGGGAAATATGCAGAGTTTTATTATCAAATTTTAAAGGGGAAGGCTATTAGAAATAACTTTTATCAAGAAAAAATTATTCTAAAATCTATGCTTGTAAAAGGACAAAGTTTAGGAGAAGCTTTTTTATTTACCAATAACTCTTATTCGATTACAATTCAAGCGATTGATGATTGCCATATTATTCGATTAGAAAAGTATAAATTTTTCAATCTTTTAGAAGAACATCCTCATTTATATTTGATTTTATGTCAATGTATGAGTGAAAAATTAGTTTACAAATTCAGCAAAATACAATCTATATCTACTAACACATTACGCAATAAATCTCGATAA
- a CDS encoding isoaspartyl peptidase/L-asparaginase: MKLIIHGGFFSESLTDPETKFQKQNALIKIVQKGYDYLTTHTATETVVYTVSLLEDDPLFNAGLGSQIQSDGKIRLSAALMDGKTLKMSGVINIENVEHPILVAEKLMSYEDRILAANEATEFARKIGFDYFDPEIKQRKKEYEEKLNSAKTSTVGCVCLDAENNIAVATSTGGKGFELPGRVSDSATVAGNYANQYCGISMTGVGEEIVSGAMAAKIVTRVTDGMSMEDAFAKSFDELKHVNGFAGAIGIDRNGIIFHQDSFPTMVFASFDGIELNYFV; this comes from the coding sequence ATGAAGTTAATTATTCACGGTGGTTTCTTTTCCGAATCATTGACAGATCCTGAAACCAAATTTCAAAAACAAAATGCATTAATTAAAATAGTTCAAAAAGGCTATGATTATTTAACCACTCATACCGCTACAGAAACAGTCGTTTATACAGTCAGTTTATTAGAAGATGATCCGTTATTTAATGCAGGATTAGGGTCTCAAATACAATCTGATGGTAAAATAAGATTGAGTGCAGCTTTAATGGATGGAAAAACACTTAAAATGTCTGGTGTTATCAATATAGAAAATGTAGAACATCCTATTTTGGTGGCCGAAAAATTGATGTCTTATGAAGATCGCATTTTAGCAGCTAACGAAGCAACTGAATTTGCTCGTAAAATTGGATTTGATTATTTTGATCCTGAAATTAAACAACGTAAAAAAGAATACGAAGAAAAATTAAATTCAGCTAAAACAAGTACTGTTGGATGTGTCTGTTTAGATGCCGAAAATAATATTGCTGTTGCAACCTCAACTGGAGGAAAAGGTTTTGAACTACCTGGTCGTGTTTCAGATTCTGCAACTGTTGCTGGAAATTACGCCAATCAATATTGTGGTATTAGCATGACTGGCGTTGGAGAAGAAATTGTAAGTGGCGCAATGGCTGCAAAAATTGTTACCCGCGTAACGGATGGCATGAGTATGGAAGATGCATTTGCCAAAAGTTTTGATGAACTAAAACATGTGAATGGATTTGCAGGTGCAATTGGTATAGATCGCAATGGAATTATTTTTCATCAAGATAGCTTTCCAACAATGGTTTTTGCATCATTTGATGGAATAGAATTAAACTATTTTGTTTGA